From Candidatus Cloacimonas sp., one genomic window encodes:
- a CDS encoding nucleoside-diphosphate kinase: MKEKSLFLIKPNAIRNKHIGHIISILEEENYEFCAIKIFRFDRSLAERFYAEHEGKAFYEPLLNFMTSDKTVAIIVQKENAVQDLRELIGDVDPQNRKPGTIRDLYAEGITENAVHASDSIFSAEREIGIIFDHEYR, encoded by the coding sequence ATGAAGGAAAAATCCCTTTTTTTAATCAAACCAAATGCTATTCGCAATAAGCACATAGGCCATATAATATCAATTCTGGAAGAAGAAAACTACGAGTTTTGCGCCATAAAAATATTTCGTTTTGACCGAAGTTTAGCGGAACGATTTTACGCAGAACACGAAGGCAAGGCATTTTATGAGCCGCTACTGAATTTTATGACCTCGGATAAAACGGTAGCCATAATTGTTCAAAAAGAAAATGCCGTTCAGGATTTGCGTGAGCTAATCGGAGATGTAGATCCGCAAAATAGAAAACCGGGAACTATCAGAGATCTTTATGCAGAAGGAATTACAGAAAATGCTGTTCACGCTTCGGACTCGATATTTAGCGCTGAAAGAGAGATAGGGATTATATTTGATCACGAATATAGGTAG